The Pontibacter pudoricolor genome contains a region encoding:
- the lepB gene encoding signal peptidase I, with amino-acid sequence MKVKFWEKKPVTKEPKKKKSFAREWGDAILFAVVAASLIRWATFEAYTIPTPSMEKSLLVGDFLFVSKLHYGPRTPITPLQIPLTHQTIWGTNIPSYSDAIQLPSYRLPGFSEVKRGDVVVFNYPPEDQHPADLRTNYIKRCVAVAGDSIEVRDMQVYVNGTPAANPEKLQYSYHMATSKILNEQFFLDHDMDLTSVYAWEGGFRFNATPEKAAELAKLDFVDSVTLLKDRPGVQQPDIFPHVPSKYKWNQDFFGPLYVPKEGATVAITPETLPLYERVILEYEHNDNAEVRDGKLYLDGKEVNQYTFKQNYYFMMGDNRHNSMDSRYWGFVPADHIVGKAVMIWMSTDPYGKFLNKIRWNRIFNIIE; translated from the coding sequence ATGAAAGTTAAGTTCTGGGAGAAAAAGCCAGTTACCAAAGAGCCTAAAAAGAAAAAAAGCTTTGCCCGCGAATGGGGCGATGCCATCCTGTTTGCCGTGGTGGCAGCCAGTTTAATACGCTGGGCTACGTTTGAGGCGTACACCATTCCTACTCCATCCATGGAAAAGTCGCTGTTAGTTGGCGATTTCCTGTTTGTGAGCAAACTGCACTATGGCCCGCGCACGCCCATTACACCATTGCAGATACCATTAACGCACCAAACAATCTGGGGCACCAACATTCCATCTTATTCTGATGCCATTCAGTTGCCATCGTACAGGTTGCCTGGCTTTTCGGAAGTGAAGCGGGGCGATGTTGTGGTTTTCAATTACCCTCCTGAAGATCAGCATCCGGCCGATTTGCGCACGAACTATATAAAACGTTGCGTAGCTGTGGCCGGAGACTCAATTGAAGTGCGTGACATGCAGGTTTACGTGAACGGAACACCGGCTGCCAATCCTGAAAAACTGCAGTACAGTTACCACATGGCTACGTCCAAAATTCTGAACGAGCAATTTTTCCTGGATCATGATATGGACCTGACCAGCGTGTATGCCTGGGAAGGCGGCTTCCGGTTTAATGCCACACCGGAAAAGGCAGCAGAGCTTGCTAAGTTGGATTTTGTTGATAGTGTTACACTTTTGAAAGACAGACCAGGCGTTCAGCAACCGGATATTTTCCCGCATGTGCCTAGTAAATATAAGTGGAACCAGGACTTTTTCGGACCACTGTATGTACCAAAAGAAGGCGCTACTGTAGCTATTACACCAGAAACGCTTCCGCTTTACGAACGCGTGATACTGGAATACGAGCACAACGACAACGCCGAAGTACGCGACGGCAAACTATACCTGGATGGCAAAGAAGTTAACCAGTATACCTTTAAGCAGAACTATTACTTTATGATGGGTGATAACCGCCATAACTCAATGGACTCGCGCTACTGGGGTTTTGTACCAGCCGACCACATTGTAGGGAAAGCAGTTATGATCTGGATGTCAACAGACCCTTATGGCAAATTCCTGAATAAGATACGCTGGAACCGCATTTTTAATATCATAGAATAA
- the apaG gene encoding Co2+/Mg2+ efflux protein ApaG: MDTKTTEGVKVTVTTNYLPDYSSPVQQHFVFAYKITIENKSEFTVKLLRRHWYIHDATGTVREVEGEGVVGQQPTLEPGESHEYVSGCNLKTGIGKMSGTYLMERLVDGKQFYATIPEFTLIVPYKLN; this comes from the coding sequence ATGGATACAAAAACGACAGAAGGAGTGAAAGTAACAGTCACCACTAACTACCTTCCAGATTATTCGAGTCCGGTACAGCAGCACTTTGTATTTGCTTACAAGATAACGATAGAGAATAAAAGCGAGTTTACGGTGAAATTACTGCGCCGCCACTGGTATATACACGATGCCACAGGCACTGTGCGCGAAGTAGAAGGCGAAGGCGTAGTGGGTCAGCAACCTACCCTGGAGCCAGGCGAATCGCACGAATACGTATCGGGCTGCAACCTGAAAACCGGAATTGGCAAAATGAGCGGCACTTACTTAATGGAGCGCCTGGTAGATGGAAAGCAGTTCTATGCCACTATTCCTGAATTTACCCTGATCGTACCTTATAAGTTAAATTAA
- a CDS encoding metal-dependent hydrolase has translation MEITYYGQSCFLIKIGDLSVLFDPFISPNELAKDIDVDSIKADYILLSHGHQDHVHDAERIARNNGSTIVSTFEIASWYGEKGIEKTHPMNIGGKVTLPFGTVKMVTAVHSSSLPDGTYAGVASGFVVETEDKAFYFAGDTALTYDMKLIPEQFDLDFALLPIGDNFTMDIHDALIAADFVQVDKFIGMHYDTFPYIAIDHEEVKEVAQMAGKELILMEIGQTINL, from the coding sequence ATGGAAATAACATACTACGGACAGTCTTGCTTTTTAATTAAGATCGGCGATCTCAGCGTTTTGTTTGATCCGTTCATTTCACCAAACGAGCTGGCAAAGGATATCGATGTAGACAGTATCAAGGCTGATTACATTCTGTTGTCGCATGGCCACCAGGACCACGTGCACGATGCAGAGCGAATTGCCAGGAACAATGGCTCAACTATAGTTTCAACATTCGAGATTGCCAGTTGGTACGGTGAGAAAGGAATAGAGAAAACGCACCCGATGAACATTGGCGGTAAGGTTACGCTGCCTTTCGGAACGGTGAAGATGGTAACTGCCGTTCATTCGAGCTCATTGCCGGATGGAACGTACGCTGGTGTTGCGTCGGGGTTTGTGGTTGAAACTGAAGATAAAGCCTTCTATTTTGCCGGTGACACCGCCTTGACTTATGATATGAAGCTGATACCGGAGCAGTTCGACCTTGATTTTGCATTGTTGCCGATCGGTGATAATTTCACAATGGATATACACGATGCCCTTATTGCTGCTGATTTTGTGCAGGTTGATAAGTTCATCGGCATGCATTACGACACGTTTCCATATATTGCCATCGATCACGAAGAGGTGAAGGAAGTAGCGCAGATGGCAGGAAAAGAGTTAATTCTGATGGAGATAGGTCAAACTATAAACCTATAA
- a CDS encoding DUF1622 domain-containing protein, producing MEILRTYIEYVVGIIEAIGVLIISIGAAIALVKYLLPMLTGKKYYKELRQDLGKTILLGLEILVAADIIATVSTKPDLQGVLILGMIILIRTFLSISLQVELEGKFPWKNKNPEL from the coding sequence ATGGAAATTCTTCGGACCTATATCGAATATGTTGTCGGAATTATAGAAGCCATTGGTGTTTTAATTATATCAATAGGGGCTGCCATCGCTCTCGTTAAGTACCTGCTCCCCATGCTGACAGGCAAAAAGTATTACAAGGAACTGCGACAGGATTTAGGTAAAACCATTTTGCTTGGACTGGAAATCCTGGTTGCGGCGGATATTATTGCCACCGTTTCTACAAAACCGGATTTGCAGGGCGTATTGATACTCGGTATGATCATACTGATAAGAACGTTCCTGAGCATTTCGCTGCAGGTGGAGCTGGAAGGCAAATTCCCGTGGAAAAACAAGAATCCAGAACTATAG
- a CDS encoding FkbM family methyltransferase codes for MAHLTNKLKHLLIDITGYWIYKKRYLPIGTDLAVDISTRLRFAPRTIFDVGANVGQTAKRFDSIFEGAKIYSFEPVNSTFMQLVGNLDSRRNIVLENIALGESDSTEEISLFEGELSVLNSLNQNSMNRDCEARKEMIKILKLDTYCSLNKIESIDLLKIDTEGYELQVLKGAQYFLESGKIKMILAEVGFNVKNKRNTHFNELNEFLTSYNFNFHSMYDVSNQFIKHGENFANVLYVHNQLFD; via the coding sequence ATGGCTCATCTCACAAATAAGCTAAAGCACCTGTTAATTGATATTACAGGATATTGGATTTATAAGAAGAGATATTTGCCAATTGGAACTGACTTAGCTGTTGATATTTCTACAAGGTTAAGATTTGCACCCAGAACAATTTTTGATGTTGGTGCTAATGTGGGCCAGACAGCGAAACGCTTTGACAGCATTTTTGAAGGTGCTAAAATTTACTCCTTTGAGCCAGTAAATTCAACCTTTATGCAGTTAGTAGGTAACTTAGATAGTAGAAGAAATATTGTCTTAGAAAATATAGCTCTAGGAGAATCCGATTCAACCGAAGAAATAAGCCTGTTTGAAGGAGAACTATCTGTTCTAAATTCGCTTAATCAAAATTCAATGAATAGAGATTGCGAAGCCAGAAAAGAAATGATAAAGATTTTAAAACTTGACACTTATTGTTCTCTTAATAAAATTGAAAGTATAGACCTTTTGAAAATTGATACCGAAGGTTACGAATTACAGGTCTTAAAAGGGGCTCAGTATTTTCTGGAGTCTGGTAAAATTAAGATGATTTTAGCTGAAGTTGGTTTTAACGTTAAGAATAAAAGAAATACTCACTTTAATGAGTTAAATGAATTCCTGACAAGTTATAATTTCAATTTCCATTCCATGTATGATGTTTCAAATCAATTCATTAAACATGGGGAGAATTTTGCTAATGTACTTTATGTTCATAATCAACTATTTGACTAA
- a CDS encoding DUF5683 domain-containing protein, with the protein MRLTVSIALFFLSIVAFVAPARAQVITAGPDSVIVSVPDTATADDNRFFLSKWDRPAKAALFSAIVPGLGQAYNKAYWKLPIVYATGGVLAYFWIDNNNKYQDYREALLIRTDGDESTIDKYVNSNIYGTQRSNGTDNLKRARDFYRRNRDLTILLSIGAYSLQIAEAYVHAHMKEFDISDNLALKVQPNLIQVPVQAAVTPGLSLTLYTKSK; encoded by the coding sequence ATGAGGCTAACCGTTAGCATTGCTTTATTCTTTTTGAGTATAGTTGCTTTTGTTGCTCCTGCCCGCGCGCAGGTCATAACGGCTGGCCCCGATTCGGTTATAGTTTCCGTTCCGGATACAGCAACTGCCGACGATAACAGATTTTTCCTGAGCAAATGGGACAGACCGGCCAAAGCTGCTTTGTTTTCAGCTATAGTTCCAGGCTTAGGTCAGGCATACAATAAGGCTTACTGGAAGTTGCCGATCGTTTATGCAACAGGTGGTGTATTAGCATACTTCTGGATAGATAATAACAATAAATACCAGGATTATCGCGAAGCACTACTTATCCGAACAGATGGCGACGAAAGTACCATAGATAAATATGTGAACAGTAATATTTATGGTACACAACGCTCTAATGGAACAGACAACCTGAAGCGTGCCCGCGATTTCTACCGTCGTAACCGTGATCTGACGATCCTTTTATCTATTGGAGCTTATAGTTTGCAGATTGCAGAGGCCTACGTGCACGCCCACATGAAAGAATTTGATATAAGCGACAACCTCGCCCTAAAAGTACAGCCCAACCTGATCCAGGTTCCTGTGCAGGCAGCTGTAACGCCAGGCTTAAGCTTAACGCTATACACTAAATCAAAATGA
- the ung gene encoding uracil-DNA glycosylase, which translates to MNVKIEESWQNVLQDEFEKPYFKNLVAFVKDEYNSQKVYPPGNQIFNAFKMCPFDQVKVVILGQDPYHGPNQANGLAFSVSDEVRTPPSLINIFKEIKSDLGKDLPATGNLERWAKQGVLLLNATLTVRAGDAGSHQKKGWEQFTDAVVQKVNDQKEHVVFMLWGAYAQKKGAIIDPQKHLVLQSAHPSPFAADRGFFGNRHFSKANAYLVAHGKEPIDW; encoded by the coding sequence ATGAATGTAAAGATAGAAGAAAGCTGGCAAAATGTGCTGCAAGATGAATTTGAAAAGCCATATTTCAAAAACCTCGTAGCTTTTGTTAAAGACGAATACAATTCCCAAAAAGTTTATCCACCGGGTAACCAGATCTTTAACGCGTTTAAAATGTGCCCCTTCGATCAGGTGAAAGTAGTTATACTGGGCCAGGACCCTTATCATGGGCCAAACCAGGCAAACGGGCTGGCTTTTTCGGTTAGCGACGAGGTGCGTACGCCACCTTCACTTATTAATATTTTTAAGGAGATCAAAAGTGACCTGGGCAAAGACCTGCCAGCCACCGGAAACCTGGAGCGCTGGGCAAAGCAGGGTGTATTATTACTGAACGCCACACTAACCGTACGCGCAGGCGATGCCGGTTCGCACCAGAAAAAAGGCTGGGAGCAGTTCACGGATGCTGTAGTGCAGAAGGTAAACGATCAGAAAGAGCATGTCGTGTTTATGCTTTGGGGTGCCTATGCCCAGAAAAAAGGCGCCATCATAGACCCTCAAAAACACCTTGTGCTACAGTCAGCGCACCCGTCGCCTTTCGCAGCCGACCGCGGATTTTTCGGAAACCGCCATTTTAGCAAGGCAAATGCTTACTTGGTAGCGCATGGCAAAGAACCAATAGACTGGTAA
- the dapB gene encoding 4-hydroxy-tetrahydrodipicolinate reductase — protein sequence MRILLIGYGKMGKTIEQMALAKGHQIAGTIDHTNTETLSNYTAANVDVAIEFTHPEAAFGNITYCLQHNIPVVVGSTGWLDKLEDAKQLCADTNGAFFYASNFSVGVNLFFHFNEYIAAKMQAYKEYSVGIREIHHLQKVDKPSGTGITTAEGILPHFPALSGWVADQEIEGKLNIISEREPDVVGTHIVTYSSDVDKIELSHVAHSRTGFAEGALMAAEWLKDKKGVYGMKDMLNL from the coding sequence ATGAGAATACTGTTGATAGGCTACGGCAAAATGGGCAAAACCATTGAGCAGATGGCCCTGGCAAAAGGCCACCAGATTGCCGGAACTATAGACCACACCAACACCGAAACACTTAGTAACTATACAGCAGCCAACGTTGATGTAGCCATCGAATTTACGCACCCTGAGGCTGCTTTTGGTAACATTACATACTGCCTGCAACATAACATTCCGGTGGTAGTTGGCTCTACGGGCTGGCTCGATAAGCTGGAAGATGCCAAGCAACTATGCGCTGATACCAATGGCGCCTTCTTTTATGCCTCAAACTTTAGCGTAGGCGTTAATTTGTTTTTCCACTTTAACGAGTATATTGCAGCTAAAATGCAGGCTTACAAGGAGTACAGCGTAGGCATACGCGAGATTCATCACCTGCAGAAAGTGGATAAGCCAAGCGGTACCGGCATAACGACCGCCGAAGGTATATTGCCTCATTTCCCTGCCCTGAGCGGCTGGGTGGCTGATCAGGAAATAGAGGGTAAACTGAACATTATTTCAGAACGCGAACCGGATGTAGTTGGCACACACATTGTTACCTATAGTTCTGACGTTGATAAAATTGAACTTTCACATGTGGCACATAGCCGCACCGGTTTTGCCGAAGGCGCCCTGATGGCAGCCGAATGGCTGAAAGATAAGAAAGGCGTTTACGGCATGAAAGACATGCTGAATCTGTAA
- a CDS encoding O-methyltransferase produces MSYFSQAIDYLLYRARSFKLHGVHSPFVFNLYNQVILHGGSYYAYPRVEAVRENLLAEDRTIEVTDFGAGSKTINYKTRKVADIARTSAKPAKFGQLLFRLVNHFQPRYVFELGTSLGITTAYLAEAARKAQVYTFEGCPTIAGVAKENFEYLHLRNVAQITGNLDQTLQPQLEQIPKLDFAFFDGNHRYEPTIRYFTQCLSKVHENSVFVIDDIYWSPEMKRAWQEIKNHPQVGQTIDLYFVGLVFFRTAQPKEHFTLGF; encoded by the coding sequence GTGTCTTATTTCAGCCAAGCCATAGATTACCTGCTTTACAGGGCACGATCCTTTAAACTGCATGGCGTACACTCCCCTTTCGTGTTTAATTTGTACAACCAGGTTATACTGCATGGTGGGTCCTATTATGCTTATCCGCGGGTAGAAGCTGTACGCGAAAACCTGCTGGCTGAAGACCGCACTATAGAAGTAACCGATTTCGGGGCCGGATCTAAAACGATAAACTATAAAACCCGGAAAGTTGCTGATATCGCCCGCACCTCAGCAAAGCCTGCCAAATTTGGCCAGTTGCTTTTCAGGCTGGTCAATCATTTTCAGCCACGATATGTGTTTGAGCTGGGTACTTCGCTGGGGATAACGACTGCTTATTTAGCTGAAGCAGCCCGTAAAGCGCAGGTGTATACTTTTGAAGGATGCCCAACTATAGCCGGTGTCGCAAAAGAGAATTTCGAATACCTGCATCTCCGCAACGTCGCACAGATAACCGGCAACCTCGACCAGACACTCCAACCCCAGTTAGAGCAGATACCGAAACTGGACTTTGCTTTTTTTGACGGCAACCACCGATACGAACCCACTATACGCTATTTCACACAGTGCCTTTCAAAAGTACATGAAAACAGCGTGTTTGTGATAGATGATATCTACTGGTCCCCGGAGATGAAACGTGCCTGGCAGGAGATAAAAAATCATCCGCAGGTGGGCCAAACGATTGATCTGTACTTTGTAGGGTTGGTCTTTTTCCGCACTGCTCAACCAAAAGAGCATTTTACGCTGGGTTTTTAG
- a CDS encoding ParB/RepB/Spo0J family partition protein, with the protein MSDNNNKTPKRTGGLGRGLGSLLEGNKYTGKIDSNTINEVNTIADIAIDQIQTNPYQPRTHFDQGALEELAESIRIQGIIQPITVRQLDQKSYQLISGERRYQAAKMAGLTTIPAYIRKADDQQMLEMALIENIQRENLNAIEIALSYQRLLSECSLKQEELGDRVGKKRTTVTNYLRLLKLPPDIQIALRDNVISMGHARALINIDTIENQLEVFKKVVNEELSVRKVEELVRNLQNATKKPDPQQKLQFNKYEEEIRSVETRLSSQFGTKIQVKANNDGKGEIKIPFVSVDELNRILELLNY; encoded by the coding sequence ATGTCTGACAACAACAATAAAACACCTAAACGCACAGGAGGCCTCGGCAGAGGTCTTGGCTCTCTACTGGAGGGTAACAAGTACACAGGTAAAATTGATTCGAACACCATTAATGAAGTCAATACTATCGCAGATATAGCCATAGACCAGATCCAGACGAACCCCTACCAGCCGCGTACCCACTTCGATCAGGGCGCACTGGAAGAATTGGCGGAGTCTATCAGAATACAGGGCATCATTCAGCCAATTACTGTTCGTCAGCTCGACCAGAAAAGCTACCAGCTGATTTCAGGTGAGCGTCGTTACCAGGCGGCTAAGATGGCCGGACTGACAACGATACCGGCTTACATCCGCAAGGCTGACGACCAGCAAATGCTGGAAATGGCCCTGATCGAGAACATTCAGCGCGAAAACCTGAACGCCATCGAGATCGCCCTCTCCTATCAGCGTCTTTTATCAGAATGTAGCCTGAAGCAGGAAGAACTGGGTGACCGTGTCGGTAAAAAGCGAACCACCGTAACCAACTACCTGCGCCTGCTTAAATTGCCGCCGGATATCCAGATCGCCCTGCGCGATAACGTAATTTCTATGGGTCACGCACGTGCTTTGATCAACATAGATACGATTGAAAACCAGCTGGAAGTTTTCAAGAAGGTTGTGAATGAAGAATTGTCGGTGCGTAAAGTAGAAGAACTGGTACGTAACCTTCAGAATGCTACTAAAAAGCCGGACCCGCAACAGAAACTCCAGTTTAACAAGTACGAAGAAGAGATCAGGTCTGTAGAAACACGCTTGTCTTCTCAGTTTGGTACTAAAATACAGGTGAAGGCAAACAACGATGGTAAAGGCGAGATAAAGATCCCGTTTGTATCTGTAGATGAGCTGAACCGTATCTTAGAATTACTTAACTACTAA
- a CDS encoding ParA family protein, which produces MGKIIAVANQKGGVGKTTTAINLAASLAALEYRTLLVDADPQANATSGLGFDPASITSSIYECMVEDLNPEDIILQSPNIEFLDLIPSHIDLVGAEVEMINLDNREEKMREALKPLREKYDFIIIDCSPSLGLITVNSLTAADSVVIPVQCEYFALEGLGKLLNTIKIIQSRLNTELAIEGILLTMYDVRLRLSNQVVEEVKTHFQQMVFDTIIPRNVKLSESPSFGLPAILHDAESKGALSYLNLAREIAEKNSVALEK; this is translated from the coding sequence ATGGGAAAAATAATAGCGGTTGCCAATCAAAAAGGAGGCGTAGGTAAAACTACCACAGCTATAAACCTGGCGGCAAGCCTGGCAGCCTTAGAATACAGAACCCTGCTGGTAGATGCAGACCCACAGGCCAATGCCACATCCGGGCTTGGCTTTGATCCGGCCAGTATCACTTCCAGTATTTACGAATGCATGGTAGAGGATCTGAATCCGGAAGATATCATTCTGCAGTCTCCTAACATCGAATTCCTGGACCTGATTCCGTCGCATATCGACCTGGTTGGTGCTGAAGTAGAGATGATCAACCTGGATAACCGTGAAGAAAAGATGCGCGAGGCCCTGAAGCCCCTGCGTGAGAAGTACGATTTCATCATCATCGACTGTTCGCCTTCGCTGGGTCTGATCACGGTTAACTCGCTCACTGCCGCTGATTCGGTAGTGATTCCGGTACAGTGCGAGTATTTCGCGTTGGAAGGTCTGGGCAAGTTGCTGAATACGATCAAGATCATACAGTCGCGCCTGAACACTGAACTGGCTATAGAAGGTATCCTTTTAACCATGTATGATGTGCGCCTGCGCCTAAGCAACCAGGTGGTGGAAGAAGTGAAAACACACTTCCAGCAAATGGTTTTTGATACGATCATTCCAAGAAATGTGAAGTTGAGTGAGTCGCCAAGCTTTGGTTTACCGGCCATTTTGCACGATGCTGAAAGTAAAGGAGCGCTGAGCTACCTGAACCTGGCCCGTGAAATTGCCGAGAAAAACAGCGTGGCACTGGAGAAATAA